The following proteins come from a genomic window of Pseudomonas sp. J452:
- a CDS encoding response regulator, which translates to MEQEAWQILIVEDDQRLAELTREYLESNGLKVAIESDGAKAAARILKEQPDLVVLDLMLPGEDGLSICRKVRGQYDGPILMLTARTDDMDEVLGLEMGADDYVCKPVRPRVLLARIRALLRRREGHAEAGVESQRRLQFGQLVIDSAMREAWLREQSIELTSAEFDLLWLLAANAGRILSREEIFTALRGIEYDGQDRSIDVRISRIRPKIGDDPMHPRLIKTVRSKGYLFVAEAAEGLS; encoded by the coding sequence GTGGAGCAAGAAGCCTGGCAAATCCTGATCGTCGAGGACGACCAGCGCCTGGCCGAGTTGACCCGGGAATACCTGGAGAGCAACGGCCTGAAGGTGGCGATCGAATCCGATGGGGCCAAGGCGGCGGCGCGCATCCTCAAGGAGCAGCCGGATCTGGTGGTACTCGACCTGATGCTGCCCGGCGAGGATGGTTTGTCCATCTGCCGCAAGGTGCGTGGCCAGTACGACGGGCCGATCCTGATGCTCACCGCGCGCACCGACGACATGGATGAAGTGCTCGGCCTGGAAATGGGCGCCGACGACTATGTGTGCAAGCCGGTGCGTCCGCGCGTGTTGCTGGCGCGCATCCGCGCGCTGCTGCGGCGCCGCGAGGGGCATGCCGAGGCGGGGGTGGAGAGCCAGCGGCGCTTGCAGTTCGGCCAACTGGTGATCGACAGCGCCATGCGCGAGGCCTGGCTGCGTGAGCAGAGCATCGAGCTGACCAGCGCCGAGTTCGACCTGCTCTGGCTGCTGGCGGCCAACGCCGGGCGCATCCTCTCCCGTGAGGAGATCTTCACCGCCCTGCGCGGCATCGAGTACGACGGCCAGGATCGCTCCATCGATGTGCGCATCTCGCGCATCCGCCCGAAGATCGGTGACGACCCGATGCACCCGCGCCTGATCAAGACCGTGCGCAGCAAGGGCTACCTGTTCGTCGCCGAGGCGGCCGAGGGCCTGTCTTGA
- the fpr gene encoding ferredoxin-NADP reductase: MSNLNVERVVSVHHWNDTLFSFKCTRDPGLRFENGQFVMIGLQQPTGRPLMRAYSIASPNWEEHLEFFSIKVPDGPLTSQLQHLKEGDEIIISKKPTGTLVLDDLNPGKHLYLLSTGTGLAPFMSVIQDPETYERFEKVILVHGVRYVNEVAYKEFITEHLPKNEFFGDALKDKLIYYPTVTREPFENQGRLTDLMRSGKLFADIGLPPINPQDDRAMICGSPSMLDETSEVLDSFGLKISARMREPGDYLIERAFVEK, translated from the coding sequence ATGAGCAACCTGAACGTCGAGCGCGTAGTCAGTGTGCATCACTGGAACGACACCCTGTTCAGCTTCAAATGTACCCGTGACCCGGGCCTGCGTTTCGAAAACGGCCAGTTCGTCATGATCGGCCTGCAGCAGCCCACTGGCCGCCCGCTGATGCGTGCCTACTCCATCGCCAGCCCGAACTGGGAAGAGCACCTGGAGTTCTTCAGCATCAAGGTGCCGGACGGCCCGCTGACCTCGCAGTTGCAGCACCTCAAGGAAGGCGACGAGATCATCATCAGCAAGAAGCCCACCGGCACGCTGGTACTCGACGACCTCAACCCAGGCAAGCACCTCTACCTGCTCAGCACCGGCACCGGCCTGGCGCCGTTCATGAGCGTGATCCAGGACCCGGAAACCTACGAGCGTTTCGAAAAGGTCATCCTGGTCCACGGCGTGCGCTACGTGAACGAAGTGGCGTACAAGGAATTCATCACCGAGCACCTGCCGAAGAACGAATTCTTCGGCGATGCCCTGAAAGACAAGCTGATCTACTACCCGACCGTGACCCGCGAGCCGTTCGAGAACCAGGGCCGCCTGACCGATCTGATGCGCAGTGGCAAACTGTTCGCCGACATCGGCCTGCCGCCGATCAACCCGCAGGACGACCGCGCCATGATCTGCGGCAGCCCGAGCATGCTCGACGAGACCAGCGAAGTGCTCGACAGCTTCGGCCTGAAAATCTCCGCCCGCATGCGCGAGCCGGGCGACTACCTGATCGAACGCGCCTTCGTCGAGAAGTAA
- a CDS encoding alpha/beta fold hydrolase has product MRALLFLVALLCGVPSMAASRCDVQVPVAMASVGEVRLAYQSIGRDSDPALLLLMGLGGQLIHWPDEVVARLCGQGFRVIRFDNRDVGLSTWQGQPPSANLAYGVLSYRLGLDVSAPYSLRDMAGDSLGLMDALGIQRFHILGASMGGMIAQHMADLAPQRVESLTLLMTSSGAPGLPAPQAALLELLAQREAPDREAAIAQQATLLAALGSPRIDSNLAGLRREAARSYDRAFNPQGVQRQILAILAEPSRVELLKRLRVPTLVVHGTADPLLPVMHGVHVAAHIKDSQLKLIPGLAHRFQGAFKEPLLAAVLPHLRAHRLDGQQLAQWQGAEGSPL; this is encoded by the coding sequence ATGCGTGCGTTGCTTTTCCTTGTCGCGCTGTTGTGCGGCGTGCCGTCTATGGCGGCGTCCCGTTGCGATGTTCAGGTGCCGGTGGCCATGGCCAGCGTCGGCGAGGTGCGCCTGGCTTATCAGAGCATCGGCCGCGACAGCGATCCGGCCCTGCTGCTGTTGATGGGGCTGGGTGGGCAGCTGATCCACTGGCCGGACGAGGTGGTGGCGCGCCTGTGTGGCCAGGGCTTTCGGGTGATTCGTTTCGACAACCGCGATGTCGGCCTGTCCACCTGGCAGGGCCAGCCGCCGAGCGCCAATCTGGCCTATGGCGTGCTGAGTTATCGCCTGGGTCTGGACGTCAGCGCGCCTTACAGCCTGCGTGATATGGCCGGCGACAGCCTGGGCCTGATGGATGCCCTGGGCATCCAGCGCTTCCATATCCTGGGTGCGAGCATGGGCGGGATGATCGCCCAGCACATGGCCGACCTGGCGCCGCAGCGGGTGGAGAGCCTGACCCTGCTGATGACCAGTTCCGGTGCGCCGGGACTGCCGGCACCGCAGGCGGCCCTGCTGGAGTTGCTGGCCCAGCGCGAGGCGCCGGACCGTGAAGCGGCCATTGCCCAGCAGGCGACCTTGCTTGCCGCCCTTGGCAGTCCACGCATCGACAGCAACCTGGCGGGCCTGCGCCGTGAGGCTGCGCGTTCCTATGACCGCGCGTTCAATCCGCAAGGCGTGCAGCGGCAGATCCTGGCGATTCTCGCCGAACCGAGCCGGGTCGAGCTGCTCAAGCGCCTGCGCGTGCCGACCCTGGTGGTGCATGGCACGGCCGATCCGCTGCTGCCGGTGATGCATGGCGTGCATGTGGCGGCACATATAAAGGACAGCCAGCTGAAGCTGATTCCCGGCCTGGCCCATCGTTTCCAGGGGGCCTTCAAGGAGCCTTTGCTGGCGGCGGTGTTGCCGCACTTACGGGCGCATCGCCTGGACGGGCAGCAGTTGGCCCAATGGCAGGGTGCAGAGGGTTCACCTCTGTAG
- the tsaA gene encoding tRNA (N6-threonylcarbamoyladenosine(37)-N6)-methyltransferase TrmO, with protein sequence MSYTVSPIGFVRSCFKEKFAIPRQPQLAPAARGVLELVAPFDRAEAIAGLEQVSHVWLLFLFHQTLEDKPRLKVRPPRLGGNASIGVFASRATHRPNGIGQSVVRLDKVEPGRLWLSGIDLLDGTPVLDIKPYVPYADCVTQAQNALAEAAPEAIAVEWASAALQQAQQHALRLGEPLVELIEQCLAQDPRPAYQVPEPERRYGVQFWDVQVRWHYPQAGLIRVLEVVPA encoded by the coding sequence ATGTCTTACACCGTCTCCCCCATTGGTTTCGTCCGCTCCTGTTTCAAGGAGAAGTTCGCCATTCCCCGCCAGCCGCAATTGGCGCCGGCAGCCCGTGGCGTGCTGGAGCTGGTGGCGCCGTTTGATCGGGCCGAGGCTATTGCTGGGCTGGAGCAGGTCAGTCATGTCTGGCTGCTGTTTCTCTTCCACCAGACACTGGAAGACAAGCCGCGGCTCAAGGTTCGTCCGCCCCGGCTTGGCGGCAATGCGTCTATCGGCGTGTTTGCCAGCCGCGCGACGCACCGTCCCAATGGCATCGGCCAATCGGTGGTGCGGCTGGACAAGGTTGAGCCGGGCCGTTTGTGGCTGTCCGGGATCGACTTGCTCGATGGCACGCCGGTGCTGGATATCAAACCCTATGTGCCTTACGCCGACTGCGTAACCCAGGCGCAGAATGCGCTGGCCGAGGCGGCGCCAGAGGCGATCGCGGTGGAGTGGGCAAGCGCTGCCCTGCAACAGGCACAGCAACACGCACTGCGTTTGGGCGAGCCGCTGGTGGAGTTGATTGAGCAATGTCTGGCGCAGGATCCACGCCCGGCTTACCAGGTGCCGGAGCCGGAACGCCGCTACGGTGTGCAGTTCTGGGATGTGCAGGTGCGCTGGCATTACCCGCAGGCGGGGCTGATCCGCGTGCTGGAAGTCGTGCCTGCCTGA
- a CDS encoding LysR family transcriptional regulator: MRFTLRQLQVFVAVAKQESVSKAAQSLALSQSAASTSLTELERQSSCQLFDRAGKRLALNALGRQLLPQAVALLDQAREIEQLLNGKSGFGSLEVGATLTVGNYLATLLIGSFMQRHPECRVKLQVHNTAHVVQQVAHYELDLGLIEGDCQHPDIEVQPWVEDELVVFCAPQHPFARSGQASLEELTREAWVLREQGSGTRLTFDQAMRHHPTPLNIRLELEHTEAIKRAVESGLGISCISRLALRDAFRRGSLVAVETPQLDLTRQFYFIWHRQKYQTAAMREFLELCRELTAGISRSDEIILPSIA, encoded by the coding sequence ATGCGATTTACGTTGCGTCAACTTCAGGTATTCGTCGCCGTCGCCAAGCAGGAAAGCGTCTCCAAGGCTGCACAGTCATTGGCGCTATCGCAGTCGGCCGCCAGCACGTCGCTGACCGAGCTGGAGCGGCAATCCAGCTGTCAGTTGTTCGACCGCGCCGGCAAGCGCCTGGCCCTCAATGCCCTCGGCCGGCAGTTGCTGCCGCAAGCCGTGGCGCTGCTCGACCAGGCTCGCGAGATCGAGCAGTTGCTCAATGGCAAGAGCGGTTTCGGCTCCCTCGAAGTGGGCGCGACGCTGACCGTGGGCAACTACCTGGCCACCCTGCTGATCGGCAGCTTCATGCAGCGCCATCCGGAATGCCGGGTGAAGCTGCAGGTGCACAACACCGCCCATGTCGTGCAACAGGTTGCGCACTATGAATTGGATCTGGGTTTGATCGAAGGCGACTGCCAGCACCCGGATATCGAGGTGCAACCCTGGGTGGAAGACGAGCTGGTGGTGTTCTGCGCGCCGCAGCATCCCTTCGCCCGCAGTGGCCAGGCCAGCCTGGAAGAACTGACGCGCGAGGCCTGGGTGCTGCGCGAACAGGGCTCGGGCACGCGCCTGACCTTTGATCAGGCCATGCGCCACCACCCCACACCGCTGAATATTCGCCTGGAACTGGAACATACCGAGGCGATCAAGCGCGCCGTGGAGTCCGGCCTGGGCATCAGCTGCATCTCGCGCCTGGCACTGCGTGACGCCTTCCGGCGTGGCAGCCTGGTGGCCGTGGAAACCCCGCAACTGGATCTGACCCGGCAGTTCTACTTCATCTGGCACCGGCAGAAGTACCAGACCGCCGCCATGCGCGAGTTCCTGGAACTGTGTCGCGAGCTCACGGCCGGAATCAGCCGCAGCGACGAGATCATCCTGCCGTCGATTGCCTGA
- a CDS encoding ribonucleoside-diphosphate reductase subunit alpha, protein MHTDTTRENPQAVAPQAADANPDLAATAPGQLRVIKRNGTVVPYTDDKITVAITKAFLAVEGGTAAASSRIHETVARLTEQVSATFKRRMPSGGTIHIEEIQDQVELALMRAGEQKVARDYVIYRESQATKRKNASAASDVAVPHPSIRVTRADGTVQPLDMGRLQTIITEACEGLAEVDGELIQSETLKNLYDGVAEKDVNTALVMTARTLVEREPNYSYVTARLLMDTLRAEGLGFLQVADSATHHEMAELYAKALPAYIAKGIEFELLNPVLATFDLEKLGKAINHERDQQFTYLGLQTLYDRYFIHKDGIRFELPQVFFMRVAMGLAIEEKQKEERAIEFYNLLSSFDYMASTPTLFNAGTLRPQLSSCYLTTVPDDLSGIYNAIHDNAMLSKFAGGLGNDWTPVRALGAYIKGTNGKSQGVVPFLKVVNDTAVAVNQGGKRKGAVCAYLETWHMDIEEFIELRKNTGDDRRRTHDMNTANWIPDLFMKRVFDDGPWTLFSPSEVPDLHDLTGKAFEERYEYYEAMAGYGKIKLHKTIAAKDLWRKMLSMLFETGHPWLTFKDPCNLRSPQQHVGVVHSSNLCTEITLNTNADEIAVCNLGSVNLPNHIVDGKLDTAKLQRTVNTAVRMLDNVIDINYYSVPQAKNSNFKHRPVGLGIMGFQDALYLQHIPYGSDAAVDFADKSMEAISYYAIQASCDLADERGSYETFQGSLWSKGILPLDSQQILIEARGQKYIDVDLTESLDWAPVRARVQKGIRNSNIMAIAPTATIANITGVSQSIEPTYQNLYVKSNLSGEFTVINPYLVHDLKARGLWDSVMVNDLKYYDGSVQQIERIPQDLKDLYATAFEVDTKWIVDAASRRQKWIDQAQSLNLYIASASGKKLDVTYRMAWYRGLKTTYYLRALAATSTEKSTINTGKLNAVSSGGDDGFSAAPAGPAPVPKACAIDQPDCEACQ, encoded by the coding sequence ATGCACACCGACACTACTCGCGAGAACCCGCAGGCCGTGGCGCCGCAGGCTGCAGATGCCAACCCGGATCTGGCTGCCACCGCTCCCGGCCAGCTGCGCGTGATCAAGCGTAACGGCACCGTCGTGCCGTATACCGATGACAAGATCACCGTCGCCATCACCAAGGCGTTCCTCGCAGTAGAGGGCGGCACCGCTGCCGCCTCGTCGCGTATCCATGAGACCGTTGCGCGCCTGACCGAACAGGTCAGCGCCACCTTCAAGCGTCGCATGCCATCCGGCGGCACCATCCATATCGAAGAAATCCAGGATCAGGTCGAACTGGCCCTGATGCGCGCCGGCGAGCAGAAAGTCGCCCGCGACTACGTGATCTACCGTGAATCCCAGGCCACCAAGCGCAAGAACGCCAGCGCTGCCAGCGACGTCGCCGTGCCGCACCCGAGCATCCGCGTGACCCGCGCCGACGGCACTGTGCAGCCGCTGGACATGGGCCGCCTGCAGACCATCATCACGGAGGCCTGCGAAGGCCTGGCCGAAGTCGATGGCGAGCTGATCCAGAGCGAGACCCTGAAGAACCTGTACGACGGCGTGGCCGAGAAGGACGTCAACACCGCCCTGGTGATGACCGCCCGCACCCTGGTCGAGCGTGAGCCGAACTACTCCTACGTCACCGCCCGCCTGCTGATGGACACCCTGCGCGCCGAAGGCCTGGGCTTCCTGCAAGTGGCCGACAGCGCCACTCACCACGAGATGGCCGAGCTGTACGCCAAGGCCCTGCCGGCCTACATCGCCAAGGGTATCGAGTTCGAACTGCTGAACCCGGTATTGGCCACCTTCGACCTGGAGAAGCTGGGCAAGGCAATCAACCACGAGCGCGACCAGCAGTTCACCTACCTGGGCCTGCAGACCCTGTACGACCGCTACTTCATCCACAAGGACGGCATCCGCTTCGAACTGCCGCAAGTGTTCTTCATGCGCGTGGCCATGGGCCTGGCCATCGAAGAGAAGCAGAAAGAAGAACGCGCCATCGAGTTCTACAACCTGCTGTCGTCCTTCGACTACATGGCTTCCACGCCGACCCTGTTCAACGCCGGCACCCTGCGTCCGCAGCTGTCCAGCTGCTACCTGACCACCGTGCCGGATGACCTGTCGGGCATCTACAACGCCATCCACGACAACGCCATGCTCTCCAAGTTTGCTGGCGGCCTGGGCAACGACTGGACCCCGGTGCGTGCACTCGGCGCCTACATCAAAGGCACCAACGGCAAGTCGCAAGGCGTCGTGCCGTTCCTCAAAGTGGTCAACGACACCGCTGTTGCAGTTAACCAGGGCGGCAAGCGCAAAGGCGCCGTGTGTGCCTACCTGGAAACCTGGCACATGGACATCGAAGAGTTCATCGAGCTGCGCAAGAACACCGGCGACGACCGTCGCCGCACCCACGACATGAACACCGCCAACTGGATTCCGGACCTGTTCATGAAGCGCGTGTTCGACGACGGCCCGTGGACCCTGTTCAGCCCGTCCGAAGTGCCGGACCTGCACGACCTGACCGGCAAGGCCTTCGAAGAGCGCTACGAGTACTACGAAGCCATGGCCGGCTACGGCAAGATCAAACTGCACAAGACCATCGCCGCCAAAGACCTGTGGCGCAAGATGCTCTCCATGCTGTTCGAAACCGGCCACCCATGGCTGACCTTCAAAGACCCGTGCAACCTGCGCAGCCCGCAGCAGCACGTGGGCGTCGTGCACAGCTCGAACCTGTGCACCGAGATCACCCTGAACACCAACGCCGACGAAATCGCCGTGTGCAACCTGGGTTCCGTGAACCTGCCGAACCACATCGTCGACGGCAAGCTGGACACCGCCAAGCTGCAACGCACCGTCAACACCGCAGTACGCATGCTCGATAACGTTATCGACATCAACTACTACAGCGTGCCGCAGGCGAAGAACTCCAACTTCAAGCACCGTCCGGTCGGTCTGGGCATCATGGGCTTCCAGGACGCGCTGTACCTGCAGCACATCCCGTACGGTTCCGATGCCGCCGTCGACTTCGCCGACAAGTCCATGGAAGCCATCAGCTACTACGCCATCCAGGCCTCCTGTGACCTGGCCGACGAGCGCGGCAGCTACGAAACCTTCCAGGGTTCGCTGTGGAGCAAGGGCATTCTGCCGCTGGATTCGCAGCAGATCCTCATCGAAGCGCGCGGCCAGAAGTACATCGACGTCGACCTGACCGAGTCCCTGGACTGGGCCCCGGTACGTGCCCGTGTGCAGAAAGGCATCCGTAACTCGAACATCATGGCCATCGCCCCGACCGCGACCATCGCCAACATCACCGGCGTATCGCAGTCGATCGAACCGACCTACCAGAACCTGTACGTGAAATCGAACCTCTCCGGCGAATTCACCGTGATCAACCCGTACCTGGTGCACGACCTCAAGGCCCGTGGCCTGTGGGACTCGGTCATGGTCAACGACCTGAAGTACTACGACGGTTCGGTACAGCAGATCGAGCGCATCCCGCAGGACCTGAAAGACCTGTACGCCACTGCTTTCGAAGTCGACACCAAGTGGATCGTCGATGCCGCCAGCCGTCGCCAGAAGTGGATCGACCAGGCTCAGTCGCTGAACCTGTACATCGCCAGCGCCTCGGGCAAGAAGCTCGACGTGACCTACCGCATGGCTTGGTACCGTGGCCTGAAAACCACCTACTACCTCCGTGCCCTGGCCGCGACCAGCACCGAGAAGTCGACCATCAACACCGGCAAGCTGAACGCAGTATCCAGCGGTGGTGACGACGGCTTCTCCGCAGCACCGGCCGGTCCAGCCCCGGTACCAAAGGCGTGCGCCATCGACCAACCCGACTGCGAAGCTTGTCAGTAA
- a CDS encoding ATP-binding protein: MNSIFLRIYGGIIAALVLVALLGVGVLQLTNEVRSDQYREQLARGTFRLMADNLERMESVDRRRALVTWSRLLGVPLALESLKAEPLDGRSRGLLLRGQVLVEQTGPHAARVYSLVSEQEQLVLTTEVEQISEQLARATVYLLMDELVRYPIVEQPRRLAALKAEKNFGFDLRLVTLEKVDLDDDQQRRVDEGDTVLALGKGGDSIRVIAGMVGTPWVLEVGPLYQMNPYPTELLVLVGVLGLSLTGLILYLLVRRLERRLLGLESAAARIANGHLDARVPTRGADSVGRLASTFNAMAEQLQRLLGIQREMVRAVSHELRTPVARLRFGLEMIGDAQTDQARRKYMDGMDGDIQELDKLVDEMLVYARLEQGSPELHYQQVDLHALLEQVIDELAPLRASVRVELGQSQDAPDGSGARVEAEPRYLHRALQNLVSNAMRHADSRVRLSYRIGHRRCRIDVEDDGPGVPEEAWERIFTPFLRLDDSRTRASGGHGLGLSIVRRIIYWHTGRAHVGRSAGLGGAQFSLVWPKQQEGAERA; this comes from the coding sequence ATGAACTCGATCTTCCTGCGCATCTATGGCGGCATCATCGCCGCCCTGGTGCTGGTGGCGCTGCTCGGCGTGGGCGTGCTGCAGCTGACCAACGAGGTGCGCAGCGATCAGTACCGCGAGCAACTGGCGCGCGGCACCTTCCGTTTGATGGCCGACAACCTTGAGCGCATGGAGTCGGTCGACCGGCGCCGTGCGCTGGTGACCTGGAGCCGCCTGCTCGGCGTGCCGCTGGCTCTTGAGTCGCTCAAGGCTGAACCTCTGGATGGCCGCTCGCGTGGCCTGCTGCTGCGCGGCCAGGTCCTGGTGGAGCAGACCGGCCCGCATGCGGCGCGGGTCTACAGCCTGGTCAGTGAGCAGGAGCAGCTGGTGCTGACCACCGAGGTGGAGCAGATCAGCGAGCAGCTGGCGCGGGCCACCGTCTACCTGCTGATGGACGAGCTGGTGCGCTATCCGATCGTCGAGCAGCCCAGGCGCCTGGCTGCGTTGAAGGCGGAGAAGAACTTCGGTTTCGACCTGCGCCTGGTCACTCTGGAAAAGGTCGACCTCGACGACGACCAGCAGCGCCGGGTGGACGAGGGCGACACGGTGCTGGCGCTGGGCAAGGGCGGCGACTCGATCCGCGTGATCGCCGGCATGGTCGGTACGCCCTGGGTGCTGGAAGTCGGCCCGCTGTACCAGATGAACCCTTACCCGACCGAACTGCTGGTGCTGGTCGGCGTGCTCGGCCTGAGCCTGACCGGCTTGATCCTCTATTTATTGGTGCGTCGCCTGGAGCGCCGCCTGCTCGGTCTGGAAAGCGCCGCCGCGCGGATCGCCAACGGCCATCTGGATGCCCGCGTGCCGACCCGTGGCGCCGACTCGGTGGGGCGCCTGGCATCCACCTTCAACGCCATGGCCGAGCAGTTGCAGCGCCTGCTGGGCATCCAGCGCGAGATGGTGCGTGCGGTGTCCCACGAGTTGCGCACACCGGTGGCGCGCCTGCGCTTCGGTTTGGAGATGATCGGCGACGCGCAAACCGACCAGGCCCGGCGCAAATACATGGACGGCATGGACGGCGACATTCAGGAGCTCGACAAGCTGGTCGACGAGATGCTGGTCTATGCGCGCCTGGAGCAGGGGTCGCCGGAACTGCACTACCAGCAGGTCGACCTGCATGCGCTGCTCGAACAGGTGATCGACGAACTGGCGCCGTTGCGCGCCAGCGTGCGGGTCGAGCTGGGCCAGTCGCAGGATGCGCCGGATGGCAGCGGGGCACGGGTCGAGGCCGAGCCGCGCTATCTGCACCGCGCCCTGCAGAATCTGGTGAGCAACGCCATGCGCCACGCCGATTCACGGGTGCGGCTGAGCTACCGCATCGGCCATCGGCGTTGCCGGATCGATGTCGAGGACGATGGCCCGGGTGTGCCGGAAGAGGCCTGGGAGCGCATCTTCACGCCGTTCCTGCGTCTGGACGACAGCCGTACCCGCGCCTCCGGCGGGCACGGCCTGGGTCTGTCCATCGTGCGGCGGATCATCTACTGGCACACCGGTCGTGCCCATGTCGGGCGTAGCGCCGGCTTGGGCGGCGCGCAGTTCAGCCTGGTCTGGCCAAAGCAGCAGGAAGGCGCGGAGCGGGCATAA
- a CDS encoding PilZ domain-containing protein, whose translation MHIPRSIERHQLPYYLKVFNRITDKPMGYIGNVSLDGLMLISQLPMLVNARFDMRLKIPGRDGHIHNVDFYATCQWSREDITPGSYDSGFALVAPPSDYVEMVDALRHYFSFRPLQASA comes from the coding sequence AACGCCATCAGTTGCCTTACTACCTCAAGGTGTTCAACCGTATTACCGATAAGCCCATGGGCTATATCGGCAACGTTTCCCTGGACGGCCTGATGCTGATCAGCCAGCTGCCGATGCTGGTCAATGCGCGCTTCGACATGCGCCTGAAGATCCCGGGCCGCGATGGCCACATCCATAACGTCGATTTCTATGCCACCTGCCAGTGGAGTCGCGAGGACATCACGCCAGGCAGCTACGATTCTGGCTTCGCCCTGGTGGCGCCGCCCTCCGACTATGTGGAGATGGTCGACGCGCTGCGTCACTACTTCAGCTTTCGTCCCTTGCAGGCCTCTGCCTGA
- a CDS encoding ribonucleotide-diphosphate reductase subunit beta: MLSWDEFDKEDGAEAAAAPAAAVVGAAIDKLDDEAAGSVQEARAVDANDSDAIARAKKALNDLDIQEGLDDLAGTSARVHVGDKQMINARADLNQLVPFKYDWAWQKYLDGCANHWMPQEVNMNADIALWKSKDGLSEDERRIVMRNLGFFSTADSLVANNLVLAVYRLITNPECRQYILRQAFEEAIHTHAYQYCIESLGMDEGEIFNMYHEIPSVAKKASWGLKYTRSISDPKFETGTPDTDRQFLRNLIAYYCVLEGIFFYCGFTQILSMGRRNKMTGTAEQFQYILRDESMHLNFGIDVINQIKIENPHLWDAAMKDEATQMILQGTQLEIEYARDTMPRGVLGMNAAMMEDYLKFIANRRLTQIGLKEEYPGTSNPFPWMSEIMDLKKEKNFFETRVIEYQTGGALSWD, encoded by the coding sequence ATGCTCAGCTGGGACGAATTCGATAAGGAAGACGGCGCAGAAGCTGCTGCCGCACCCGCCGCCGCTGTAGTTGGCGCAGCCATCGACAAGCTCGACGACGAAGCCGCCGGTTCCGTACAGGAAGCCCGCGCCGTAGACGCCAACGACTCGGACGCCATCGCCCGCGCCAAGAAGGCCCTGAACGACCTGGACATCCAGGAAGGCCTCGACGACCTCGCCGGCACCAGCGCCCGCGTACACGTCGGCGACAAGCAGATGATCAACGCCCGTGCCGACCTCAACCAGCTCGTACCCTTCAAGTACGACTGGGCCTGGCAGAAGTATCTGGATGGTTGCGCCAACCACTGGATGCCGCAGGAAGTGAACATGAACGCCGACATTGCTCTGTGGAAGAGCAAGGACGGCCTCAGCGAAGACGAGCGCCGCATCGTCATGCGCAACCTCGGCTTCTTCTCCACCGCCGACAGCCTGGTTGCCAACAACCTGGTACTGGCCGTGTACCGCCTGATCACCAACCCCGAGTGCCGCCAGTACATCCTGCGCCAGGCCTTCGAGGAAGCCATCCACACCCACGCCTACCAGTACTGCATCGAGTCGCTGGGCATGGATGAAGGCGAGATCTTCAACATGTACCACGAGATCCCGAGCGTGGCGAAGAAGGCCTCCTGGGGCCTGAAATACACCCGCTCGATCTCTGATCCGAAGTTCGAAACCGGCACCCCGGACACCGACCGCCAGTTCCTGCGCAACCTGATCGCCTACTACTGCGTTCTGGAAGGCATCTTCTTCTACTGCGGCTTCACCCAGATCCTCTCCATGGGCCGCCGCAACAAGATGACCGGCACCGCCGAGCAGTTCCAGTACATCCTGCGCGACGAATCCATGCACCTGAACTTCGGCATCGACGTGATCAACCAGATCAAGATCGAGAACCCGCACCTGTGGGACGCCGCGATGAAGGACGAAGCGACCCAGATGATCCTGCAGGGCACTCAGCTGGAAATCGAATACGCGCGTGACACCATGCCGCGCGGCGTACTGGGCATGAACGCGGCGATGATGGAGGACTACCTCAAGTTCATCGCCAACCGTCGTCTGACCCAGATCGGTCTGAAGGAAGAGTACCCGGGCACCAGCAACCCGTTCCCGTGGATGTCGGAGATCATGGACCTGAAGAAGGAGAAGAACTTTTTCGAGACGCGGGTTATTGAGTATCAGACTGGTGGGGCGTTGAGCTGGGACTAA